One region of Verrucomicrobiota bacterium genomic DNA includes:
- a CDS encoding adenylate kinase codes for MKVAILGPPGAGKSTQTELLSEGQDMVHASPGDWFRDNLARQTELGQLAKGYMDNGELVPDEVVQAMMLDWYNQIPRDKGIIFDGLPGNVFQEEFLSELFMQSQTKLDAVIYLDIANDDAIDRVVGRMICSECYRVFHRDYYPPKKKQHCDSCPGVLIEREHDSPEIMSLRLKTFYRLIPSLLERYVNKEKLLVLDAGAGIDAVRENVKDSLNQHLNGGRVTADKFVIKTMIAKRAGRSNLQASFGKDSRAKDIVLIGGPGSGKGTQAEHLSTQLRLLHISTGALFREHFSNQTDLGKMAKSYIERGQLAPDAIVEEMVSERLSRKDAANGVILDGYPRTLPQAQSLLIMMQNLGRELSGVLMIDVCEEEIIRRLSGRLTCSVCQKTYHKSFSPPLKEGVCDECQGKLYQRLDDKPETILARIKTYNDQTKPVVDFFRKLHLVESINGKGSVQEITRRAFDAVKNLKNEVTLTIKAI; via the coding sequence GTGAAAGTTGCAATCCTAGGTCCACCAGGCGCAGGAAAAAGCACCCAGACAGAGTTGCTGTCAGAGGGTCAAGACATGGTTCATGCTTCGCCGGGAGACTGGTTTCGAGATAACTTAGCAAGGCAAACTGAGCTCGGACAGTTAGCCAAAGGCTACATGGACAATGGGGAGCTTGTTCCTGATGAAGTTGTACAAGCTATGATGTTAGATTGGTACAATCAAATACCTCGGGACAAAGGGATTATTTTTGATGGATTGCCTGGCAATGTCTTTCAAGAGGAGTTTTTAAGTGAGCTATTTATGCAATCTCAAACCAAGCTTGATGCAGTAATTTATTTGGATATTGCGAACGACGATGCCATTGATCGTGTGGTAGGTCGAATGATTTGCTCAGAGTGTTATAGAGTTTTTCATCGTGATTATTATCCACCCAAAAAGAAACAGCATTGTGATAGCTGTCCGGGAGTATTGATTGAGCGTGAACACGATAGCCCAGAAATTATGAGTTTGCGTCTCAAGACTTTCTATAGGCTAATTCCCTCGCTTTTAGAAAGATACGTGAATAAAGAAAAGTTATTAGTCTTGGATGCTGGCGCGGGAATAGATGCCGTGAGAGAAAATGTAAAAGATTCATTGAATCAACATCTAAACGGCGGTCGAGTAACAGCGGATAAATTCGTTATTAAAACAATGATCGCGAAGAGAGCAGGACGCTCAAATCTTCAGGCTAGTTTCGGCAAAGACTCTCGAGCTAAAGATATTGTGTTGATTGGTGGGCCAGGGTCAGGCAAGGGCACCCAGGCTGAACATTTGAGCACACAGCTACGCCTTTTGCACATTTCTACAGGTGCCTTATTTCGAGAGCATTTTTCGAATCAAACTGATCTAGGTAAGATGGCAAAAAGCTATATAGAACGTGGTCAGCTTGCACCAGATGCTATCGTTGAAGAGATGGTCTCTGAGCGTCTTTCAAGAAAGGATGCTGCTAATGGAGTGATCTTAGACGGTTATCCTAGAACTTTGCCACAAGCTCAGTCTCTACTCATTATGATGCAGAATTTAGGTAGGGAACTAAGCGGTGTGCTCATGATAGATGTGTGTGAGGAGGAAATTATTAGAAGACTATCTGGCCGCCTAACATGCTCTGTCTGTCAAAAGACTTATCACAAGAGTTTTAGTCCTCCTCTAAAGGAAGGAGTCTGTGATGAATGTCAGGGAAAGCTTTACCAGCGCTTGGATGACAAGCCAGAGACAATCCTAGCTCGTATCAAGACCTACAACGACCAGACCAAACCGGTTGTAGATTTCTTTCGTAAGCTCCATTTAGTGGAGTCCATAAATGGAAAAGGGAGTGTTCAAGAGATAACGCGAAGGGCATTCGATGCAGTGAAAAACTTAAAAAATGAAGTTACATTAACAATTAAAGCTATTTAA
- a CDS encoding helix-turn-helix domain-containing protein has product MVFIKDPEEVHDPAPALTRGLDILQILEEEGPASLEFLSQHTGWPKSSIARLLQSLENYGAIVRDSFTKLYTTQLRLIPSSPEETLLRDLCRTELQELSEAIDLTVELYAYQDSRIILKEIIEPEAPALRLTLKVGDSHDLLQYGALSLQVLSFILPEEAWPQDNLWYYQQGKKKKVTGRKLVESINATRHDRVAYDEEFNEFGIRRFTAPIFSHDQSLTAILSIAQTWTPLADKDIHHLAQAAQNSASRLSDSFSKKGF; this is encoded by the coding sequence ATGGTATTTATCAAGGACCCCGAAGAGGTTCACGATCCGGCTCCTGCATTAACTAGAGGCTTGGATATACTTCAAATCTTAGAAGAAGAGGGACCAGCAAGCCTGGAATTCCTCTCTCAACATACTGGCTGGCCAAAGTCCTCAATCGCCCGTTTACTTCAAAGCCTTGAAAACTATGGCGCCATAGTCAGAGACTCTTTTACAAAGTTATACACTACTCAGTTACGACTTATTCCTAGCTCTCCTGAAGAAACGCTCCTTCGAGACCTATGCCGAACAGAACTCCAGGAGCTTTCAGAGGCCATTGATTTGACAGTCGAACTTTATGCATACCAAGATTCAAGAATTATTTTAAAAGAAATCATTGAGCCTGAAGCTCCTGCGCTAAGGCTTACCTTGAAAGTAGGAGATTCACATGATCTCCTACAGTATGGGGCTCTCTCGCTTCAAGTGCTGAGTTTTATCCTGCCCGAAGAAGCCTGGCCTCAAGATAACCTTTGGTATTACCAACAGGGCAAAAAGAAGAAGGTCACAGGCCGTAAGCTAGTCGAATCAATCAATGCCACTCGTCATGATCGAGTTGCGTATGATGAGGAATTCAATGAGTTCGGCATCCGCCGATTTACCGCACCCATTTTCTCTCACGACCAAAGCCTGACTGCTATTTTGAGTATTGCCCAGACCTGGACTCCACTAGCAGATAAGGATATTCACCACCTCGCGCAAGCAGCACAAAACTCGGCGTCACGACTTAGTGATTCATTTTCCAAAAAGGGTTTTTAG
- a CDS encoding serine/threonine-protein kinase produces the protein MRSVVEISSRPQDTLVLKGRYEQYDMIGAGGLANIYHGWDCVDKRPIAIKRLTPEAVAAYHNEELGKGESELLSLCKHPNVVELYDSYKSKSMIYYIMELIHGQGLDRILDRAPLTQEDFIEVAKQALSGLGSIHKQSILHCDIKPENIMLDRDPLGKISVKILDFGLASFENETKTLAQLGKKEILGTPEYVSPELISGERAQYYSDIYSLGHVFYHALAGRSAFGHEEIKRIIQLHLEGAPKSLGVLRPDIGKPIIEAVHAMIERQPQNRPGNVEEVLKALDQSTSSEVDDC, from the coding sequence ATGCGTTCAGTTGTTGAAATTTCTTCCAGGCCTCAAGACACCTTAGTATTGAAGGGCCGATATGAACAATATGATATGATAGGGGCAGGCGGGCTTGCAAATATCTATCATGGATGGGACTGTGTTGATAAAAGGCCTATAGCTATTAAAAGACTGACACCTGAAGCAGTAGCAGCTTATCACAATGAGGAGCTGGGTAAGGGCGAAAGTGAGCTATTAAGTCTTTGTAAACACCCAAATGTGGTTGAGCTTTATGACAGCTATAAAAGTAAATCAATGATTTATTATATTATGGAGCTTATTCATGGGCAAGGCCTAGATAGAATTTTAGATAGAGCTCCTTTAACTCAAGAGGATTTTATTGAAGTAGCTAAGCAGGCTCTAAGCGGCTTAGGGAGTATTCATAAACAAAGCATATTACATTGTGATATTAAACCCGAGAACATCATGTTAGACAGAGATCCTTTGGGTAAAATATCTGTCAAGATTCTAGATTTTGGACTAGCAAGCTTTGAGAATGAAACTAAAACGCTTGCTCAGTTAGGCAAGAAGGAGATTTTAGGAACCCCAGAGTATGTATCTCCAGAATTAATTTCAGGAGAGCGTGCGCAATATTATTCAGATATTTACTCTCTTGGTCATGTTTTCTACCACGCCCTGGCTGGTAGATCGGCATTTGGTCATGAGGAGATCAAGCGGATCATTCAACTACATCTTGAGGGTGCTCCAAAATCCCTAGGAGTGCTTCGACCGGACATAGGAAAACCCATTATTGAAGCCGTGCATGCCATGATCGAGCGTCAACCTCAAAATCGTCCAGGGAATGTTGAAGAGGTTTTGAAAGCATTAGATCAATCGACTTCGAGTGAGGTTGATGACTGCTGA
- a CDS encoding carbohydrate kinase family protein: MPTPMSTDSRLARQTAERLIGSRAQLLKYKGLVGFDGFVDSIFDVVDQRQTITKYTPYASMKKFAKKINDAAGQSTNFEIIESTEKIGGNGPIMAFALSTLGAPIEYVGMLGYPEINYVFKEFAKRAKVHSIAEPGYTSALEFQDGKLMFGQHGTVSEVSWDNIKKRMGDANFKKLWLNSDFVAMVNWTMLPHMSAIWKKLQSEFKNAKKDKKKLMFFDLADPAKRTDADLNAALKIIADFQGKHDVILGLNESESLQVAKVLRLKNFPKTPKGYTGLSGAIREKLNLHTVVVHPVQYACGADADGETFVAGPFTAKPKISTGAGDHFNAGFLIGRLLGLSLGHALQLAVANSGFYVRHANSPNREQLVRFLQTL; this comes from the coding sequence ATGCCTACCCCAATGTCTACAGATTCTAGATTGGCTCGTCAGACTGCCGAGCGTTTAATAGGTTCAAGAGCACAATTGCTCAAATATAAAGGTCTTGTTGGTTTCGACGGCTTTGTTGATTCCATCTTCGATGTGGTTGATCAGCGCCAGACGATCACAAAATACACGCCGTATGCATCTATGAAGAAATTCGCCAAAAAGATTAATGATGCCGCTGGACAAAGCACGAACTTTGAAATTATTGAGAGCACCGAGAAGATTGGCGGTAATGGGCCTATTATGGCGTTTGCGCTCAGTACCTTAGGTGCCCCTATTGAGTATGTAGGTATGCTCGGTTATCCTGAGATTAATTATGTCTTTAAGGAATTTGCTAAGCGTGCAAAAGTTCACTCGATTGCGGAGCCTGGCTACACTTCTGCTTTGGAATTCCAGGATGGTAAGTTGATGTTTGGTCAGCATGGTACCGTAAGTGAAGTTAGTTGGGATAACATTAAGAAGCGTATGGGCGATGCTAACTTCAAGAAGCTGTGGCTAAACTCTGATTTTGTAGCTATGGTGAACTGGACCATGCTTCCTCACATGTCGGCAATTTGGAAGAAATTGCAGTCTGAGTTCAAGAATGCAAAGAAGGATAAGAAAAAACTGATGTTCTTTGATCTGGCGGATCCTGCCAAGCGAACAGATGCGGATCTCAATGCAGCTCTCAAAATTATTGCGGATTTCCAGGGCAAGCATGATGTGATTCTTGGGCTTAATGAAAGTGAGTCCCTCCAAGTGGCTAAGGTGCTGCGGTTAAAGAATTTTCCCAAGACACCCAAGGGATACACAGGCCTATCCGGTGCGATCAGGGAGAAACTTAATTTGCATACGGTCGTAGTCCATCCAGTTCAGTATGCTTGCGGGGCTGATGCGGACGGAGAAACGTTTGTGGCTGGACCATTTACAGCAAAACCTAAGATTAGCACTGGTGCGGGAGATCACTTCAATGCAGGTTTCCTAATTGGTCGGTTGCTTGGTTTGAGCCTAGGTCATGCACTCCAACTAGCAGTGGCAAACTCTGGCTTTTACGTGCGACATGCAAATAGCCCAAACCGCGAGCAGCTAGTAAGGTTTCTACAGACGCTCTAA
- a CDS encoding ribonuclease H-like domain-containing protein has protein sequence MSKNIVYFDLETQKSAQEVGGWGNIADMKMSIGVTYSTTRQTYRIYTEKEIQELIEELQRADLVVGFNVIRFDFEVLRPYAIFDFSQVPTLDMMVSLEKMIGHRLKLDSVLEASCGVNKTAVGTEALKWWKEGKIREIAEYCCYDVKATKWVHEFGAINKKVLYENSRTKLKESIAVNW, from the coding sequence ATGTCAAAAAATATCGTTTACTTTGATCTAGAAACACAAAAGAGTGCGCAAGAAGTGGGTGGCTGGGGAAACATTGCAGATATGAAAATGTCGATTGGCGTTACCTACAGCACTACAAGACAAACCTATCGTATTTACACGGAAAAAGAAATCCAGGAACTCATTGAGGAATTACAAAGAGCAGATTTAGTTGTTGGCTTCAATGTCATTCGCTTCGATTTTGAAGTACTCAGACCTTACGCCATCTTCGACTTTTCTCAGGTACCAACTCTAGACATGATGGTTAGTTTGGAGAAAATGATCGGCCATCGTCTCAAATTAGACTCAGTCCTTGAAGCAAGTTGCGGTGTTAACAAAACAGCAGTTGGCACCGAAGCCCTGAAATGGTGGAAAGAAGGTAAGATCCGAGAAATAGCTGAGTACTGCTGCTACGATGTTAAAGCAACTAAATGGGTCCATGAATTTGGTGCAATAAATAAAAAAGTGCTGTATGAAAATTCGCGAACCAAGCTGAAGGAATCCATAGCTGTGAACTGGTAG
- a CDS encoding outer membrane beta-barrel protein, which translates to MNKFVTSLFAAAAIASPTFAGAPAPAAKDLEEVIEEVNYVETAKTGIILSGYVDAGYIYNFSSGGSALRAPDDNSAEGDFNLNAFKLALEKPLSDANELQAGFRVDLVFGEDAGSTFGGNTAGSPDGDSFAVEQAYVQFRMPVLNGVDVSVGKFVTWLGYDVFERPANLHITYGNLFWNAIPADHTGIAFTTSINDTIDDVGFAIVNGVNTDDGAGLTDTDTYGLMAKVNVTNPGGNANFYQSIYYSWNGANDWALGGTANGETFVYDSWGNWLPTFADDKLLLGANFNFGYAELGGTLDESFWWGTALEAKYQFTDIFSLAGRWDYFNAVDGRKLGTAGVTEEIYSYTLTAGFDLLENLLLRAEYRLDWGNGVETDGPGTDGIVHTVAAQAVYSF; encoded by the coding sequence ATGAATAAATTCGTAACTAGCCTCTTCGCAGCCGCAGCTATTGCATCACCTACTTTTGCAGGTGCTCCTGCCCCCGCTGCCAAGGACCTCGAAGAAGTAATTGAAGAAGTAAACTACGTAGAAACAGCTAAGACAGGAATCATTTTAAGTGGTTATGTCGATGCTGGTTATATCTACAACTTTAGCAGTGGTGGATCAGCCCTTCGTGCGCCGGATGACAATAGTGCAGAGGGTGATTTTAATCTTAATGCATTCAAGCTAGCCCTAGAGAAACCTCTGAGTGACGCTAACGAACTTCAAGCAGGTTTCCGCGTTGACCTTGTATTCGGTGAAGATGCTGGTTCTACATTCGGCGGTAACACAGCGGGATCTCCTGATGGCGACAGTTTCGCCGTAGAGCAAGCTTATGTTCAATTTCGCATGCCTGTTCTCAATGGTGTCGATGTCTCGGTTGGTAAGTTTGTTACTTGGTTAGGCTACGATGTTTTTGAACGTCCTGCTAACCTACACATCACCTATGGTAACCTTTTCTGGAATGCGATTCCAGCTGACCACACGGGTATCGCATTCACAACTTCCATCAATGATACCATTGATGATGTCGGTTTCGCTATAGTCAACGGAGTAAACACTGATGATGGAGCTGGTCTAACAGACACCGATACTTACGGTCTGATGGCTAAGGTCAATGTTACGAACCCAGGCGGAAACGCTAATTTCTACCAATCTATTTATTATTCATGGAATGGCGCAAACGATTGGGCACTTGGTGGAACCGCTAATGGCGAAACTTTTGTTTATGACAGTTGGGGAAACTGGTTGCCAACCTTTGCTGATGACAAGTTATTGCTAGGAGCTAACTTCAATTTTGGATACGCTGAACTGGGTGGAACACTGGACGAAAGTTTCTGGTGGGGAACTGCTCTAGAAGCTAAATACCAGTTTACCGACATCTTCAGCCTCGCGGGTCGTTGGGATTACTTCAACGCTGTTGATGGAAGAAAGCTAGGAACAGCAGGCGTAACAGAAGAGATTTACAGCTACACTCTAACAGCTGGATTCGACCTTCTTGAAAACTTGCTGCTTCGTGCCGAGTATCGACTCGACTGGGGAAATGGCGTGGAAACCGATGGCCCTGGAACAGATGGGATTGTTCACACAGTTGCAGCACAAGCTGTATACAGCTTCTAA
- the glnT gene encoding type III glutamate--ammonia ligase → MTSSDTKSIYETLKSNGVKYCLGAYVDIHGWPKGKIVPIDHFEHFAQGSELYTGYALDGLGQSPNDDEIASVPDLDHIIQLPWKPEVAWMPADNTFHEKPYEVSTRVAFRRILRKAESLGFKFKLGIECEVYFVKKDDHGRLINPNPNDQLTKPCYDVPAFFDQYALLDEIVTAINSLGWNVYSFDHEDGNSQFEFDFAYTDGLHMADRYIFFRFLAKHYAKKVGLIATFMPKPFADKTGNGAHFNMSLADINTGDNLFALDKKDDPKGLGLSTLGYSFIAGIIQHGQALCAAFAPSVNSYKRLVRRGAMSYYSWAPVLNSFGSNNRTNSIRVPMNGGRCESRNVDSSCNPYLAATLALAAGLEGIEKGLDPGLPHNENLYEYSDMELSEKGIEPLPQNLSEAVKAFSEDPFVEETLGSELTKEFITYKQQEWEAYHQSISQWEVDFYSGLY, encoded by the coding sequence ATGACCAGCTCAGACACAAAAAGTATTTATGAGACCTTAAAAAGTAATGGGGTCAAATATTGCCTTGGTGCTTACGTGGATATTCATGGCTGGCCGAAGGGTAAAATAGTCCCTATAGATCACTTTGAGCACTTTGCTCAGGGCTCCGAACTTTATACGGGCTATGCACTCGATGGTCTTGGGCAGTCACCCAATGATGACGAAATAGCCTCTGTACCAGATCTTGACCACATTATTCAGCTACCTTGGAAACCGGAAGTAGCTTGGATGCCAGCTGATAATACATTCCATGAAAAACCATATGAAGTCAGCACTAGGGTAGCATTTAGAAGAATATTGAGAAAAGCTGAGTCGCTAGGTTTTAAGTTCAAGCTAGGCATTGAGTGCGAGGTTTACTTTGTAAAAAAAGATGACCATGGAAGGCTCATCAACCCAAATCCCAACGATCAATTAACTAAGCCCTGCTATGACGTCCCAGCTTTCTTTGACCAATATGCACTCTTAGACGAGATCGTCACAGCCATTAACAGCTTAGGCTGGAATGTCTATTCATTTGACCACGAAGATGGCAACTCTCAATTTGAATTTGATTTCGCTTATACTGACGGACTTCATATGGCCGATCGCTATATTTTCTTCAGATTCTTAGCCAAACATTATGCTAAAAAAGTTGGACTTATCGCTACGTTCATGCCAAAACCCTTTGCCGACAAGACTGGCAATGGAGCACACTTCAATATGTCACTTGCTGATATAAACACCGGAGATAACCTTTTTGCCTTAGACAAAAAGGATGATCCCAAAGGACTTGGACTTTCAACATTGGGCTACTCCTTTATCGCAGGTATCATCCAACATGGTCAAGCACTCTGCGCAGCGTTTGCTCCATCGGTTAATAGCTATAAGAGGCTGGTTAGACGCGGAGCAATGTCTTATTACTCATGGGCTCCAGTTTTAAACTCATTTGGAAGCAATAACAGAACAAACTCCATTAGAGTCCCTATGAATGGCGGACGTTGCGAATCAAGAAATGTGGACTCTTCTTGTAATCCTTACCTTGCGGCAACACTTGCCTTGGCTGCAGGCTTAGAAGGTATTGAAAAAGGTCTAGACCCTGGTTTACCTCATAATGAAAATCTTTATGAATATTCTGATATGGAGTTATCTGAAAAAGGCATTGAACCCTTGCCCCAAAATTTAAGTGAAGCTGTAAAAGCGTTTTCTGAAGATCCCTTTGTAGAAGAAACTTTAGGATCGGAGCTGACCAAAGAATTCATCACCTATAAACAACAGGAATGGGAAGCATATCATCAATCCATCAGTCAATGGGAAGTAGATTTCTACTCTGGCTTATATTGA
- a CDS encoding ABC transporter substrate-binding protein — translation MDKTRFVIPSILAAMAIFVTSCSEPPPPTPTAKEETTPTPESVVEKEAPETPTLKIGYSDWPGWVAWEIGIAKKWFEEEGVDVKFEWYDYVASMDAYVAGNVDAVCMTNGDALVTGATGKPSVGIIINDFSNGNDMIVAKPGIESIADLKGKKVGVEEGFVCHLLLLKGLESVGLSDADITIVNTPTNETPQVLASGAVDAIGAWQPNSGQALKTVAGSKPVFTSADAPGIIYDLLYVSPESLAAHKAEWMKVVKVWYRIVDYLKDESNTDDALKILSSRVNLPPEEYEPFLKGTYILTLDEALVRWQEAEGLGSIYGSSKIVDDFNVRFEVYKEPLDTTKYLDSSLTKSLK, via the coding sequence ATGGACAAAACTAGATTCGTGATACCCTCAATCCTCGCTGCTATGGCCATATTTGTCACTAGCTGCTCAGAGCCACCGCCACCAACTCCTACGGCTAAAGAAGAAACTACTCCGACTCCAGAATCGGTAGTAGAAAAAGAAGCTCCTGAAACACCAACACTAAAAATCGGTTACAGTGATTGGCCAGGATGGGTAGCTTGGGAAATTGGCATTGCTAAAAAATGGTTCGAGGAAGAAGGTGTCGACGTTAAATTCGAATGGTACGACTACGTGGCCTCTATGGACGCCTATGTCGCAGGAAATGTAGACGCCGTTTGTATGACTAATGGCGATGCTTTAGTCACTGGAGCAACTGGCAAACCCTCTGTAGGCATTATCATAAATGACTTTTCTAATGGTAATGATATGATCGTCGCAAAACCGGGTATCGAATCAATAGCCGATTTGAAAGGCAAAAAGGTTGGCGTTGAAGAGGGCTTTGTTTGTCATTTACTCTTATTAAAAGGTCTAGAAAGTGTAGGCTTATCTGATGCAGATATTACAATAGTTAATACACCTACTAATGAAACCCCCCAAGTGCTAGCATCGGGGGCTGTTGATGCTATCGGAGCATGGCAACCTAACTCTGGTCAAGCCCTTAAGACCGTAGCTGGATCAAAGCCTGTTTTCACCTCAGCAGATGCGCCAGGTATTATCTATGACCTACTCTATGTCTCTCCTGAAAGCCTTGCGGCCCATAAAGCTGAGTGGATGAAGGTTGTTAAAGTTTGGTACCGTATTGTTGATTACCTAAAAGATGAGAGTAATACTGATGATGCTCTCAAGATTCTTTCCAGCAGAGTCAACCTACCTCCTGAAGAATACGAACCATTCCTAAAAGGAACTTACATTCTCACTTTAGACGAGGCATTAGTCAGGTGGCAGGAAGCTGAGGGCCTAGGCTCAATTTATGGCTCCTCTAAGATAGTAGACGATTTCAACGTACGTTTCGAAGTCTACAAAGAACCTTTAGACACCACTAAGTATCTGGACTCAAGCCTTACGAAAAGCTTGAAATAA
- a CDS encoding ABC transporter permease, whose amino-acid sequence MSHEVASKPFKEEWFTIRKDLSQERQTFLTIFSFLIPLFIWALLSYVPPFAWHPDIKLSISADQKGVKTVYSAGDRVSKEHFPYFQAAIRKENQDVLAAESSSKTIPSTQRDNLKTLRHLTHIAIKQGWVLEAEKEDDAAIYRTWGKLATGKLYAKDSVISPENLLVIQHNWKTLSLVSTEYSYKALPKTQLLKLVPTGKSSNPVYLPAPHEVLQAGFYDFTTDPGRDKPWMYQRFLHSLRIVFGGFLFSCLLGIPLGILCGTYDFFSKLVEPFIDFFRYMPAPAFSTLLVAIFLAHDAPKIALVFVGTFFQMVLVISKTTRLLDRSLLEAAQTLGAKNFHLLTRVIIPGIMPNLYNDLRILLGWSWTWLVIAELIGVKTGLTEFIETQGRWRNFDRVFPVIIAIGITGFCTDQILAWLRVYLFPWHDTAEGQGMKKIFNVFNIFKKTKSQSV is encoded by the coding sequence ATGAGCCATGAAGTAGCCAGCAAGCCCTTTAAAGAAGAGTGGTTTACCATTCGCAAAGACTTAAGCCAGGAAAGACAAACCTTTTTAACCATCTTCTCATTTCTCATACCACTTTTTATTTGGGCATTACTAAGCTATGTCCCCCCATTTGCATGGCATCCTGATATTAAGCTATCTATTTCTGCAGATCAAAAGGGGGTAAAAACTGTTTATTCGGCCGGTGATCGGGTAAGCAAAGAACACTTTCCATACTTTCAGGCTGCCATTCGAAAAGAGAATCAAGACGTTCTGGCAGCGGAATCATCTTCGAAGACTATTCCTTCTACTCAGCGTGATAACCTAAAAACTCTTCGACACCTAACTCATATAGCTATTAAGCAAGGGTGGGTGCTCGAAGCAGAGAAAGAAGATGATGCAGCCATCTACAGGACATGGGGAAAACTTGCTACAGGCAAACTCTACGCTAAAGATTCCGTCATCTCGCCAGAAAACCTTCTAGTTATCCAACATAACTGGAAAACACTAAGTCTAGTGAGCACGGAGTACTCTTACAAAGCCTTACCCAAGACACAACTACTCAAACTGGTCCCCACTGGCAAGAGTTCAAATCCTGTTTACCTCCCTGCACCTCACGAGGTTCTTCAAGCCGGTTTTTATGACTTCACCACGGATCCTGGTAGAGATAAGCCTTGGATGTACCAAAGATTCTTGCATTCCTTAAGGATCGTTTTCGGAGGCTTTTTATTTTCCTGCCTGCTCGGCATACCTCTTGGCATTCTTTGTGGAACTTACGACTTCTTCTCTAAGCTAGTCGAACCCTTTATCGATTTCTTCCGCTATATGCCCGCACCAGCTTTTAGTACCCTACTGGTTGCCATATTTCTAGCACATGATGCACCCAAAATTGCACTCGTTTTTGTGGGGACTTTCTTCCAAATGGTCCTTGTTATTTCCAAAACTACTCGTCTTCTTGACCGTTCCCTGCTTGAAGCTGCCCAGACACTTGGAGCTAAGAATTTTCACTTACTTACAAGAGTTATTATCCCTGGCATCATGCCGAATTTATATAACGATCTGCGTATTTTATTGGGATGGTCCTGGACATGGCTAGTAATCGCTGAACTCATCGGCGTTAAAACGGGCCTCACTGAGTTTATCGAAACTCAGGGAAGATGGCGAAATTTCGATCGGGTTTTTCCAGTTATTATTGCTATTGGTATTACAGGATTTTGTACAGACCAAATACTAGCTTGGCTTCGCGTCTACCTTTTCCCTTGGCATGATACTGCTGAAGGCCAAGGTATGAAGAAAATCTTCAATGTCTTCAACATCTTTAAGAAGACAAAGTCCCAATCCGTATAA
- a CDS encoding ABC transporter ATP-binding protein: protein MSLSKDIKALKLPDYREQTSEVKERFKQLKERPIQLRVKELGRIFESSSGPIEALKDINFEIYRREFTVVVGPSGCGKSTLIRILAGLDYPTSGTAYTDDNIVQGPCPERGMVFQGYTLFPWLTVKKNVMFGLEIKYGNSAIAEPEAMEWIELVGLSKFANHYPHQLSGGMKQRVAIARALANEPRILIMDEPFGALDAQTRCQMQAHLLRIWREVDVTILFITHDLDEAIYLADRIIVLDSHPGRIKEIIEVGIPRPREPEQFLSPLFLSIKNRLEHLIHSRNIEEEIPMVKMTLEGDDVE from the coding sequence ATGAGCCTTTCAAAAGACATCAAAGCATTAAAGCTCCCGGACTATCGCGAACAAACTAGTGAGGTAAAGGAACGTTTCAAACAACTAAAAGAACGCCCAATACAACTCAGGGTTAAAGAGTTGGGACGAATCTTTGAAAGTAGTAGCGGACCTATTGAAGCACTGAAGGATATTAATTTTGAAATATACCGCCGCGAATTTACTGTTGTGGTTGGACCATCTGGATGTGGCAAGTCAACACTCATTCGTATCCTAGCTGGATTAGATTACCCAACTTCTGGCACTGCCTACACAGATGACAACATCGTTCAAGGGCCCTGCCCAGAAAGAGGCATGGTTTTTCAAGGTTACACACTCTTTCCTTGGCTAACAGTTAAGAAAAATGTGATGTTCGGCCTAGAAATTAAATACGGTAATAGCGCAATAGCCGAACCTGAAGCTATGGAGTGGATTGAACTCGTCGGCCTTTCGAAGTTTGCTAATCATTATCCACACCAACTATCTGGCGGCATGAAACAGCGAGTTGCTATTGCTAGAGCTTTGGCAAATGAACCTCGCATCTTGATTATGGATGAGCCATTCGGCGCATTAGACGCCCAAACGCGTTGCCAAATGCAAGCTCATCTGCTGCGTATTTGGCGCGAGGTAGACGTAACAATATTATTTATTACTCATGATTTGGATGAAGCCATATACTTGGCTGACCGCATTATTGTTCTAGATTCTCACCCAGGACGCATCAAAGAGATTATAGAAGTTGGCATCCCTCGACCTAGGGAACCGGAGCAATTTTTAAGCCCCCTATTCCTTTCCATTAAAAATCGCCTAGAACACCTTATACACTCCAGGAATATAGAAGAGGAAATCCCTATGGTAAAAATGACTCTGGAAGGAGATGATGTTGAATAA